In one Streptomyces sp. NBC_01288 genomic region, the following are encoded:
- a CDS encoding ScbR family autoregulator-binding transcription factor, with the protein MPEPKQDRAIRTRHTILMAAATVFEERGYQAATISEILTTANVTKGALYFHFRSKEQLALGVLAGQDQSLVVPDRPCKIQELIDTTMLRAYRLQTDPLVRAGVRLTLDQRADGLDRTGPFQHWNAVTNELLDKAQEQGELLPHVNPAETAEVLVGAFAGVQAMSQATTNYQNLPTSVSALLRHTLPSIVHSSVLASLDLTPQRGHAVHTETATAAAPDEATTEASDN; encoded by the coding sequence ATGCCAGAGCCCAAACAGGACCGGGCCATTCGCACCCGCCACACCATCCTCATGGCCGCAGCCACCGTCTTCGAGGAACGCGGCTACCAAGCAGCCACCATCAGCGAGATCCTCACCACCGCCAACGTGACCAAAGGCGCCCTCTACTTCCATTTCCGTTCAAAAGAACAACTCGCCCTGGGCGTCCTCGCCGGACAGGATCAGTCACTCGTCGTCCCCGACCGCCCCTGCAAGATCCAGGAGCTCATCGACACCACCATGCTCCGCGCCTACCGCCTCCAGACCGACCCCCTCGTCCGGGCCGGCGTCCGTCTCACCCTCGACCAACGCGCCGACGGCCTCGACCGCACCGGTCCCTTCCAGCACTGGAACGCCGTCACCAACGAACTCCTCGACAAGGCCCAGGAACAAGGCGAACTCCTCCCCCACGTCAACCCCGCCGAGACCGCTGAGGTGCTTGTCGGCGCCTTCGCCGGTGTCCAAGCCATGTCACAGGCGACCACCAACTACCAGAACCTCCCCACCAGCGTTTCCGCCCTCCTCCGCCACACCCTCCCCTCGATCGTCCACTCCTCGGTCCTCGCTTCCCTCGACCTCACCCCCCAACGCGGCCACGCCGTTCACACCGAAACCGCGACAGCCGCAGCACCGGACGAGGCGACGACAGAGGCATCCGACAACTAA
- a CDS encoding helix-turn-helix transcriptional regulator produces the protein MDPYGLFAKAGIWYLVADCAQVPRMYRLERITTWKEVDRPRRIRESQTLATVAAALMDQWEHDHAIEVSATIDQTQIERAQRIFGLRLVPDDHEESATGRKVTIRFLHLEDVRALLPFGSAITVHGPTEARAHLRDLATDLAHHYAPSPTS, from the coding sequence GTGGATCCCTACGGGCTGTTCGCCAAGGCCGGCATCTGGTATCTCGTCGCCGACTGTGCGCAAGTGCCACGGATGTACCGACTCGAACGGATCACGACGTGGAAAGAAGTCGACCGGCCACGACGGATCCGCGAGAGCCAGACCCTGGCCACCGTCGCCGCAGCGCTCATGGATCAGTGGGAGCACGACCACGCGATAGAGGTCTCCGCCACCATCGACCAGACCCAGATCGAGCGAGCGCAACGGATCTTCGGCCTACGACTCGTCCCGGACGACCATGAGGAATCCGCCACCGGCCGCAAGGTGACGATCCGCTTCCTGCATCTGGAGGACGTGCGAGCCCTGCTGCCGTTCGGGAGCGCCATCACCGTGCACGGCCCCACCGAGGCCAGGGCTCACCTCCGCGACCTCGCCACCGATCTTGCCCACCACTATGCGCCGTCACCAACGTCCTGA